The following is a genomic window from Nymphaea colorata isolate Beijing-Zhang1983 chromosome 3, ASM883128v2, whole genome shotgun sequence.
AGGCAGAAGCGTCTGCAGAAGCTGAAGAAGCCCTTCGTCTCCTTCCTCTTCCgccgcttcttcttcttcaaggcaTCGAGAAATGGGAGAGGAGAAGCGAAAGAAGCCAAGAAGGCTCTGTTTCGTCCTTCCTGCCGATCTTGACGACATCTTCGCCGGATTCCTCGCGTCCTCCGACCAAAAGGAGGTCCAACCGCCGGCCAAGCAGCGGAAGTCGCGGTTCCTCCCCCTCCTCCGCCGCTCGCTCCACCGGTTCTGCACTTTGAACTGGGCTGCCCTCTGGCATAACCTGCCGTGCCCCAACCCGAGGCACTTCTTGGAGGAACCAGCTGACGAGAATGGGAGCAAGCGCAAGGAGGGGCGCCAGGAGCAGGCGAAGGGCGAAGAGGCGTTTCATGATACCGCTGGAATTGTGTTCTCCGGCAAGGTGTGCCAGGAGAACCCGAGGATATTCAGCTACGCGGAGCTCTATGTTGGTACCAGCGGCTTCAGTAAGGACGAGCTTCTCGGCAGCGGCGGGTTCGGCCGCGTCTACCGTGCTGTGCTGCCCAGCGACGGCACTCTTGTCGCCGTGAAATGCGTCGCCGAGAAGGGGGAGCGCTTCTTGAAGACGTTCGCGGCGGAGCTCGTGGCAGTCGCGCAGCTCCGTCACCGGAACCTGGTGCGCCTCCGCGGCTGGTGCGTGGAGGCGGACGAGCTTCTTCTTGTTTACGATTACATGCCTAATCGGAGCCTCGACCGGCTGATCTTCCCCCGCCAGGCGGCGTCGCTCGACTGGGCCCGCCGTGAAAGGGTCCTTTCCGGTCTGGCCGCCGCGCTCTTCTACCTCCACGACCAGCTGGAGACGCAGATCATCCACAGGGACGTGAAGACGAGCAACGTCATGCTCGACGCCGACTACAACGCCCGTCTCGGCGACTTCGGCCTCGCCAGGTGGCTCGAGCACGAGCTGGAGACGACGCAGACTCTCTCGAGCTCGCTCTCGTCCTCGTCTTCCTCCCACCACTGGCAATTCCGCCTCTCCAATACCAGCAAAATCGGCGGCACAATCGGTTATCTACCGCCGGAGAGCTTCCGGAAGAAGAACATGTCCACAGCTAAGTCGGACGTCTTCAGCTTCGGGATCGTTGTGCTCGAGGTCCTCTCCGGCCGGCGGGCCGTCGACCTCGCGTTTCCGGACGACCAGATCATGCTGCTCGACTGGGTTCGCCGGCTTCACGACGCCAGAAGCTCGGTCGAGGCGGTCGATGATCGCATAACGAAGGATGCGTCCTACTCTGTAGCGGAGGCCAAGAGATTGATCCATCTCGGCCTCCTGTGTTCGCTCAACGACCCGCGAGCCCGGCCGCCGATGAAATGGGTGGTCGACGCTCTATCCAGTAATTCCGCCGCCGAATTGCCGCCGTTGCCGTCATTCAATTCGGTGGCACCTTACGTTTCCTTGTCTTCATCCTCATCCAATGgaaccaccaccaccgccaccatcAACACAACCACATCATCCTCATCTGGCTCGACCGTCTACCTCACCGCTTCGGACGCCAGCTTTGCCAGCCCGGACTCGAACCCGTGGCAGCCCACCTCGATTCCGGCCGTCGACACGCCGAGGGAAATTTCTTACAAGGAGCTCATTGCGGCGACAGGGGACTTCGCAGAGGCGAACATGGTTGCGGAACTGGACTTCGGCACTGCCTACCACGGCGTGCTGGAGAACAACGTCAGAGTCCTGATCAAGCGGCTGGGAATGAAGACGTGCCCTGCATTGCGCGCCCGCTTCGCCTCCGAACTCACCAACATCGGACGGCTCCGCCACCGGTACCTGGTTCAGCTCCGAGGGTGGTGCACGGACCAAGGTGAGATGCTTGTCGTCTACGACTACCTAGCCCACGGCCGCTCCCTCAGCAAATTCCTCTTCCACCCGGGCAACTTCGTCCTGCCATGGCGCCAGAGGTATGCCATCGTCAAAGCCCTCGCCTCCGCCGTTCTTTACCTCCACGAGGAATGGGAGGAGCAGGTCATCCACAAGAGCatcacctcctcctccatcttccTCGACTCCGACCTCAACCCCCGCCTCGGCGCCTTCGCCCTCGCGGAGTTCCTCGCCCGCAACGCCCACGGCCACTCCATCGGCGGCAACTCCGATTCTGTCCGGGGCATCTTCGGGTACATCTCCCCGGAATACATGGCAACGGGTGCGGCCTCCACGAAGACGGACATATACAGCTTCGGTGTGGTGTTGCTCGAGATTGCCTGCGGTAGGATGGCAGTCGATTTCCGGCGGCCGGATGTGCTGCTTGTGAAGAAGGTGCACgagcccgacgcgagggagGCGCTGCTGCGACTGGCGGACTCGAGGCTGGACGGCCAGTACGACGCGAAGGAAGTGGCGCGGATGCTGAAGCTGGGGATTGTCTGCACCGGCTTCGACCCTCAGGAGAGGCCGAGCATGAGGCAGATCGTCAGCATACTGGACGGCAATGACCGGTTCCTCCACTCCATGATGAAGGCCTGCAAGGAGGAGACCAAGGAAGCGTGGGATGCCAGGAATGCTTCTTCCTTGGCCATTGTCAAGAGAATTCAAGCTCTGGGCATCCACTAAATCTTACTCCTTTCCTTCTGCTCGTTGGAACCATTGTACATAGTGGAGCAGAAACCGTGTGCAATCCGGGAGAGATCAGACCTTCAATCATGAACTTGGAATGCCTCTGTCTCATCATGTTTTTGTGTTTTGTCTCCGTTTTTGTTTGTGGGATCTTGTTAGTGgggatttttcattttgatgaagacGAACTCTGTTGCTTCTCAATTTCTTTAGCATTTTGTAGATAAGATGGTGGTGTTCGGTTTCATTGTGGCATCCTTCTTGTACGTCATTCTCGATTGAGCTAACTGAGTTGAATTCAGTTTCTAAACTGGCAAGAGGAAACAAAacgaaagaagaaaacaaatgaaatccAGGCGTCCTCAGGACTCTAAACCTCTTCATGACTGGTGCATCAAATGAGCTTGCAGTTCGATACGTATTCCAAATAAAGATTGTTCTTTCCAATGCTGCAACTTTGTTAGAACAAAATTCTCTTCTAACATCGCAACTTTTCAGTGTGATGACAGAGAAGAGTAATCCTAGAATGACTTCATTAACTCCCTCCAAACTTATCCGAGAACCTTTCCACAAAATAGAAGGGATGAAGGAAAACATTGTCATATTGTTAAATGTGCCTTGAATATGTTTCACGCTAGCAATCTTTCCCTCAAGACTTTGGACTAAAGCTTTTTAGTTCTTACACTGCTGTTCATGCGATTAATTGATTGCCCAATTGATTTTAACAAACAAATCTCcttattttgcttttcttggatAACATCTTAACTATGATGTCCTATACACTTTTACCCATGTTATGTTCATATTAGCACATACTtgctaaataaaatttagaatGAAGCTGTAAAGTGCAGATTCATTGGATCATGTATAGACCATAACGGATATATATTACTACTATGAGACCAAACATATCAAAATCTCCGGTAACGCCACACATGATGAGCAGAATTCTAGAGATTTGTCATTACTCAACAAGCGTCATCTCTTATGACGGAGGTTTATGATCCTTGGGGTACGAACAATGAGTTGTGTGATTTTGTTAGATTTTAGTCTTTGTTTGCATTTCAGGGACAATTTTGTTTCGTAGAAATTATTTGATCTCTATAATGAAATATAACTTTGCCTTTTTCTATTGTGCAGAGATGTCAACTCTTGGGGATTCAAAATCAACCTAGACACATTATAAATAAAGATCAATTGTTGATCAAATCCTCAAAACCTTGTCGTTTTAGATTCTTAATTCTTAATTCTTAAGGGTGTCCACTTGTTCCCGCTGTATGAGAAGGACCAAACACGGGCAAACTTTACCATACATACATCATGACTTTGTATCGAATTATACTTTTTCTTCGACATTCATTGTTCACTTGTTCTTTACCACGGCATGAATTCAAATCCTTCCATGCAAATAAGACGCAGTCGAGCAAGCAATTGTGTTACGTTGCGAATAATTTTTACCCAATTGATTGCGCCATTGAGCTGCGACCATTGGCTCAGTCAGTCAAACAAGTTCTGCTGTTTATTCCTTCTTCTAGaaccagaaaaaaagaaaggtggatTTCGTTAATACAAAAATAGCATTCGTTGATGACCAAACTTTCACCACCCTGGTATGGTAGACTTATCCAATCTAAATTGAGAAATAATCCTTCAgcgcaaaagagaaaaaagaaaaatctcccAAAGGGAATGGAGAAGTGCATAAATTCTCTTGGACTTCTGAAACCTTTAGCCTTTTAATGCACCATTTGTTCTAGAATCTTGGAAATCAAAGCAGATTATGATTTTCCGAGTTCTATTTGTTAAAATAGTCCACCAGTTCTAGAATCTTGGAAGCGAAATCAGATTATAATTTTCCCAGTTCTATTTGTCAAAGTAGTCCTCCTCTTACAGGTCAGTTCCAAGTTCATCATGATTATTTTAGACATTTGAAGTCCATCCTTTTTCTTAAAGTGTGGACCCACTTAGACGGACGCTATCCAAATTCCTTTTTGCATTTGGATCTCAAGGGGTGGCTGGGCCAAGTTAGTCTGATCCAAACAATGAACTGAATGAATCATTCTGTAtttcgttaaaaaaaaaaaaatcatggaaagTTGCAACTCCAATCATGGAAAGTTGCAACTCCCAGGTAGTGTTTATGTTACTGTAGCtttggaaatatgtttcaaatttaaaaaaaaattccagccTATCAAACGCGGAACCGTTGGGCTGCGTTTGATTGCAGGGGAAAACACtgttgagcgggtgaaatttcatatttttgtgtaCGGAAATCCCGCGGTGCATCAAACGCCGGAAATTTTCATCAACGCGGTCGTCTCTCGTCTCTCTTTCCCGCCCCTTCCTCTCTGCGAAGCCATCTTCCTCCCTGTGTTGAAGCGGCGTCCTCTTCCCCTCTGTCGATTTGCCTCTTCCGCCCTCCGTCGAAGCCCTCTTCCTCACTGTGTGGAAGCCGGATAAGGTGGCCTTGCTtctcccccctctccctctgtttctGCTATAGGGTGCCTaatccctttctcttctctctctatgcagGGGTGGCTGAAAGAAGCTTGCATCTCTCCAGGTGAGTCCCCATTACTACCTCTTTCCCCAATCTGCCGGCCATAGAAGGAAAAGGTGTTCATGGTTGTAGCTTTCCTGTTGGCTTGTTTATTTGGTTGGTGGTTGTTTGAATAGAGGAAGtcaggaggaagaggaaaaagatcCTGATTATTTTACCATGTTGGTTGTGCAAGAGTGTTTTGCCAACTGCccgtttttattttcttcttcatttctctgTCATTTCGTCTGTTAATCCGCCGTTCCGTAGTTGATTTCTCATGAATCACTTgctgttcttcttttttcattttcttctggCTGATTATGCGATAGACAATCATGCGACTAGTCACATGCCTTTCAATTTGCCTTTCACTACCTGTGTCTCTGTCTAGACGCAACAAACCTGAATGTCGTCTTCAAACTGACAGTATGTGCAAGTTTTTTGAATCCATGAAAACCTGCAATAATGACTAATTTGTTCTCAAGAAGCGTCTGATTACCTTCAGGTTTCTTGATTGTTGGGTGCTTCCATCGGTCCTTGAGTGTTTATAATCTGTAACTGCTTGTTTGGTGAATCAAAGCTGAAAATGTACACCAATCATTTGCTTGATGGTTGAGATGTTTAGAGTGAAAGGAGTCTCTGCTGCAGAAAGTATTGTTGCAGGACCATATGGCCCATATTTTGCAGTTGCTTAAATCGGTTGGTAGACTTCATCGGGAGAGCACACAAAGAAATACTGTTGAAATGTTGAAATTTGGAGATTGTTACTTATTCTTGTTGTTTCCAGGTTCCAGAAAAGAAAGCTGGAATAGAAGTTGTCTGACACTGTATAATACtaacacttaaaaaaattgtatgaaAAGAAGCCGACTTTCGGAGGCGGCGCGGCGCTCACGGTGGGctcttatttcattttactaTATAGATGTTTGAATATTTACTCTTAAGGGTTATGAGCATTGGCTTGGGATAAGAAGTCGAGATCGGGTCAGCCCGAAATTCGAAACTCGTGCTCGAGCCAGATCTACATTTCTTGAGTTTGgtctttttaaattaaaaatatatattttaatttaaaataatatataaatataattaattgtaacaaatattataattttatatgaaattaataaaatatatattaaaaaatatcatcaaGCTTAGCCAAGCTTATTTGAGCCCATTGGTCGGGCTTATTAATTGATCGGGCcgacttggttttttttttttttttttttgttctttgaacCTTAGTAGGGCAGATACCGAGCACTTGGCCAGATCCCCATCCTTATTAGGAAGCAcaccaaagagagagaaaagaagtgtgcatggagagagagcgagaaggAGGGTAGCTTTGCTTTCAAAGGACTTAGTAAAACTGGATGGTACGGCCATTCTTGAGGTTTGAATACTGTAGCAACTATCAGTgcattacttttttttgttgcaaacaACCATGAGACACTGAGCTAAAAGGTTCATCCAaaccttgaaaatttttatgccGATAGTAGTTTCCTCGCAAATGTTTTGTCGTGTTTGGGTGAACCGAAGTGGACAGAGGTTCAAAAGTAGTGTGATCTACTTAGTAAAAAATATGACCAAGTGTCGATTAGGCTGAGGTAGTCTAAagttatttggatttgaacttagTTTAACCTCACCCGAAACCAACCCACCAAACCCAGTTTTGGAAGGGGAAAACGCAGGCTGCAGGAAGAGAGTAGAGTGCGAGGGAGGGAACGAAAGACAAAGAAAGGGAGACGGAGAATGAAAGAGTGAGTGAGAAAGGGGGCACGGGAGAGAGCAGGGCTGCAGGAAGGACGAAGGAGGTCGCcactgtccctctctctctctgcctttgtctgcgtctctctctttctctcgattAATTCGGTGTTTGGCATTTCTGGTTTTGTTTCTGCCCTACGGGGTGCACGTAGCATGCATACAGAACGTCCTGGACTCAGTTATCTTTGCTTTGTTAGCTGATAAGAATCGGAAGTTCATCTATGTAGAGCAGGCAATGGAACTTCCCCGTATTTGTCTCCTTTTCACCCTCGTTTGGGATACTTTTGTTGCTTCAGCTTTTGTTTAGGTGTTTAGCTAAACATTAAAGCGGATAGGCGTTCGAGGCCAGGCAGCACGCATTGCTTGAAACTGACTTATTTGAGCAACTCAGGCATTTTTTCAGCGATGGTGGAGAAACCAGAGCCCTATGGTGCAGAAAATTGTGAAAGAAATAGTTGACTCCAGACAACTTGAATTTATGTACGAACACATGCTCATCTTGGCTTTTTCTATGTGCAACGTGCTATTGATTCTGAATCTCTGATGCATCTTAGCTCTCTTTGTTTGTTCATAAATATATAGAACTCTTTATTCTTCCAAGCCATACATTTTGTCATTAATCTCAATCCTTTTTTGTCCCCATGCAATTGAAAGATCATAGAGTCTTCGGGTTTGTAAGTTGCTGGGGACAAAGTCGTTCACCAGTCAATGCATTACCTGAAAATAGGAAACAGCCCTTTCAGTAAAGAGTTCATCGAGATAAtggtaacacacacacacacagagttttcaaaatttcagcgATACATctaaatggaaaaaacaagggaagtcaaatttattttataaatttgcaAGGTTTATCAAACACTGCACTTTTCAAGAAAATACCAAATACGATTTATGGAAACTTGATAAATAGAAAACCAAGAAGAAAGATTTTCTTGGTTTGCAACCAAAAGGGTTATCTTTTTCTGTTGTTTAGTTACAATTTTTAGGGTACCCAAAGCCAATAAGATTTAGCAGCGCCAAGAAGAAAATGTATAGATCTGATTATATTGTCATGGTAATGGAccaaagaagaggaaaaactCGAGGCTTGAGATTTTGAGAAGTTCAGTttagctatgtcacatgggtgcgggttgCAGGTGCAAATGTGGGTGCGGATGtgtcaattttttgaaaaactttaggTGTGGGGACAGTGGGGTTGtatctatgtgtgtgtatatatgtatataaataatttGTTACATAGTTTTTTAACTGTTTAGTAACCTTATTTTAACTATATTTACGTATAAAGTTTTTGTATTAGAGATAGTTTAGTTATGtacacatttaaaatggtcagttttggtCCCGCTCAGCTCACCGAACCGGATGTGCTATGTCAGAGAAGCACCAGGACCAGCTCTAGCATCAATACAGGTGTAACACAGGTGTggcagccatttagaagcacccatgtgacatggCAGTTTTGTTGATTTTCCTGATGAACCCATTCTTACCTACAATAACATTATGGCTGTGAAAAGATGCTGCTCTTTAGAAACAACTTAAAAGAACTAGGTGTTATGATAACGTGAATATGCATTTGTTATAGGGCCATTTTCCAGTTGtggatttataaaattttccaaTCCCTTTGCTTATTTCTTTCATGGGAATCCTCTAGAGCTATATCCATACGTGTAAAATGGCGAGTTTCATCACTTTGATGCTTTGCTGGTTCTACTAGTGAAAGCTCCGGACACCAACATTCCTGTTTATGCCACAATATGTTTATGATCCATCAATGGCGTGATTCGATAAATGGAGATAGCATTGGTGGTGCATGGCAAATCGATTTATCTACACTTTCTGTCgcctctccttcctccttcacCGGCCTCCTTCTTCCTTGCCAAGGTAAAATGATTACCTGTCCTCTCTCTACTCACACATAGAGAACACACACACGTaaacgaaaaggaaaaacttcttATCTATTCGATTCTTCATGTATGAGATGCAAAcccatgtctttttttttctaatggcAGGGTTGTCCTTCAACATTCACCGGTCACTCCTTTCTACTCGTTCTATCCACGGAAAATTTCATTGGGCTTTAGTCCTATGAGCTACAGTTCGGTTAATGTGGTGCTTACTGAAGGGACACCGAAGTTTGTAGTGCAAGAAGCTGAGATACCcaagaaggagaaatggaggACAAAGAAGAGGTTGAAAATGCAAAGAATgagggaaaagaggaagagaaagttGGCTAGCAAGACAGACCCACGTCGACTCACAATCAAAGGAAAGAAGCAGAGGTTTCCAAATGCGGAAGCAAGAATCAGATACAAAATAGAGAAGGTTAAAGTCATTACTTTTTCTCACGTCCCTTTTATACTTGAACATGTAACTGATTTTTCCATCCTTTTGGGTCTAATGTTTAATTTGTTATCTTGTTACTTTGCTGTCTTCAATTGTACttttctcatgatttgattctGTTGTTCATTAAGCTGTATTTTGgttctaaaatttgaataagTAATTAAATAACTGATGGATGTAAGCCAGTTTGATCTAGcttttggttttgaaaagtTCCCTTTTACACATGATTAACTGGACATCTCTGATCTGGAAATAGATtccataaaatattttattccaAATTAACATATGGTTAAATCTATCGGTCCCAAGAATGCATCATTTTAGATATGCCTGCTTGATGTTATAAATTCCCAATTTTTCCTATGTCAAATAGTTACATGTGTGGATACGGGCTATGAGCCATGGCTACATGAGTATGAACAGTACAGGACAAATTGCATAAAAGGTGCAGAGATGTGCAGGTATCGGACATGAAATATCTCACCTAGTGTTATAGTGTTCCTTTTAGAAGTATATACAAATTCTAAAATATAACAAAGTTATATGACTAATAATTCAGAAGGAAAGATATATTGGTCCTGTTAAAATATTAATCTATGTCACACAAAGCGGCTAAAGAGGCCGCGTACCCGTGTCAACTCGCCGACATGGCGATTCCGAcacggcaaaaaataaaaataaaaatttaatttttttttcattttatcaattttttgtgatgcatccaattatttccatgaacaatcctttcagatattcagtacttttgtgataaaacacattttctcacaagattgtaagagtgaattattaatttaatgttttttataatcttatcattttttagaatatttaatgtagccgtatccgcgtatccgaaaattttgaaaattgccgtatctGCACCTGTATCTCCGTATCTGCACCCGTATCGCATCcacacccgtgtgacatagtgtataatatatatatatatatatatatatatatatgatgtattaatgatatatatacatatatgtatatatatttatatttttctgtatatatcttgtaacttctatatttttctgttcttttttttttcttttttgctgctTAAAGCAGCATTTAAGCTAGTTGTTGACTACCttcaacggctagaattctagccattAGAACTAGTCCGATAGTCAGAGTTTTACTTCCCTATAAATAGGACTCTCTATTCTTTTGTGAATTACTTCTTGTTTGGGTTTTTATCCCAtacctaagtcacacggacaCTGCAAAGTGACTGCGCCGCACCCGTGTCGACATGATTCAAGTGAGGGTGCGGACACGGGTGTGGCTCGGACACCTAACAGAAGTCAACAAGAGTCGGGTGAACACACCTGATCATTTTCGTCCATTTTGGACATGCACCCGATTGGCGTTTgactcgagtcgggtgcggtcaaactattattttaaaaatttttaacgttaaaaagagGGTTTAGGGCACGATCGTATACCCTCTTCCTCTCCTGTTGTGCACTCTTCCCTTGCGTGGGTTTTGCTGGTTTCATTGAAGCATCTAGCGGAATGGAAAGTCACTTCCGGACCTCCGGTGATGGAGGTGGTCGAATGACGACCGGCGACAAGGTGCGATGCGTCTTTGAGTAGAAGAAAAGACTTCTCTGCCTTATTTCAATAGTATTGTCATCTGCATCTTTCTCAACTCTATTTTCCAGTgtttgtacgtatcgtacgatacgagcccgtatcgtatgatacgtactGTAGCGTACGATACAAGCCCATATCGTAcaatacaccccctgtatcgtaaataggacgtgcgatacagggctcgtatcgtacgatacgaggcGATACACcctgtattgtacgatacaggCTGATTTTGCAAAAACCCGTCTGAGACCTACTTATTTgacttcttttttaaaaaaaaaccctctgttcttcatttctcacgcTTGGATACTGCCGTCAAGGAGTGCGATCatccattttcaccatcaaaaagttgattttcaccgtgaaacCAAAGATTAAAGGGTCGATTTGTGCGTaggtggttgattttcgttggAAAAAAAGGAGTTTTCTTCATAGGTGGTTGAGTTTCGTTGGAAAAAAAGGAGTTTtgttcatttcttcttcgtaaggtatgaaatctcttgagtttaccatatattcataaatttttaccgtagattgaaagattttgaatgcTTTTTATAAAGTTTACCgtaggatttcgttttttttttttttgaaaatatggatCCTAcgtggcaatggtgcgaaagggtgaaggagaatgacCGGTTGAAACTCAATTGTAGTTTTTGTGAGAATACGTTTTTAGGTGGgattagtagaatgaaacaccattttgCCGGGGTGGCTCTATGTGTTGGAAAACCAAACAAACCTTTAcctccatttgtgcgtcaatgtttagatatgcttcatgctt
Proteins encoded in this region:
- the LOC116251184 gene encoding receptor like protein kinase S.2, whose product is MGEEKRKKPRRLCFVLPADLDDIFAGFLASSDQKEVQPPAKQRKSRFLPLLRRSLHRFCTLNWAALWHNLPCPNPRHFLEEPADENGSKRKEGRQEQAKGEEAFHDTAGIVFSGKVCQENPRIFSYAELYVGTSGFSKDELLGSGGFGRVYRAVLPSDGTLVAVKCVAEKGERFLKTFAAELVAVAQLRHRNLVRLRGWCVEADELLLVYDYMPNRSLDRLIFPRQAASLDWARRERVLSGLAAALFYLHDQLETQIIHRDVKTSNVMLDADYNARLGDFGLARWLEHELETTQTLSSSLSSSSSSHHWQFRLSNTSKIGGTIGYLPPESFRKKNMSTAKSDVFSFGIVVLEVLSGRRAVDLAFPDDQIMLLDWVRRLHDARSSVEAVDDRITKDASYSVAEAKRLIHLGLLCSLNDPRARPPMKWVVDALSSNSAAELPPLPSFNSVAPYVSLSSSSSNGTTTTATINTTTSSSSGSTVYLTASDASFASPDSNPWQPTSIPAVDTPREISYKELIAATGDFAEANMVAELDFGTAYHGVLENNVRVLIKRLGMKTCPALRARFASELTNIGRLRHRYLVQLRGWCTDQGEMLVVYDYLAHGRSLSKFLFHPGNFVLPWRQRYAIVKALASAVLYLHEEWEEQVIHKSITSSSIFLDSDLNPRLGAFALAEFLARNAHGHSIGGNSDSVRGIFGYISPEYMATGAASTKTDIYSFGVVLLEIACGRMAVDFRRPDVLLVKKVHEPDAREALLRLADSRLDGQYDAKEVARMLKLGIVCTGFDPQERPSMRQIVSILDGNDRFLHSMMKACKEETKEAWDARNASSLAIVKRIQALGIH